The Microbacter sp. GSS18 genome has a segment encoding these proteins:
- a CDS encoding single-stranded DNA-binding protein yields MTTRIPVTIEGNLTGDPDHGTGDSGNDYARFTVAVNDRRLNENTGRWEDAGTVYHRVVVFSQQARNVATSLHKGDSVLVAGDLRFGSYTDQTTGQARETRDIVADNVAASLKYTNVSVERTPKADGPAANATGPAATPVSHTGAGISR; encoded by the coding sequence ATGACCACCAGAATCCCGGTCACCATCGAGGGCAACCTCACCGGCGACCCCGACCACGGCACCGGCGACAGCGGCAACGACTACGCACGCTTCACCGTCGCCGTCAACGACCGCCGCCTCAACGAGAACACCGGCCGATGGGAGGACGCCGGCACGGTCTACCACCGCGTCGTCGTGTTCAGCCAGCAGGCCCGCAACGTCGCCACCTCACTCCACAAGGGCGACTCCGTGCTCGTCGCGGGCGACCTCCGATTCGGGTCCTACACCGACCAGACCACCGGACAGGCCCGCGAAACCCGCGACATCGTCGCCGACAACGTCGCCGCCTCACTCAAGTACACCAACGTCAGCGTCGAGCGCACCCCAAAAGCTGACGGCCCCGCAGCGAACGCTACGGGGCCAGCAGCCACACCGGTTTCGCACACCGGCGCAGGAATCAGCCGCTGA
- a CDS encoding helix-turn-helix transcriptional regulator, with protein sequence MTIRITIDRMLAERGMSVGDFADAIGITPANVAVLKNGRAKAVRFSTLDAICRVLDCQPGDLLRYEAQ encoded by the coding sequence ATGACGATCCGCATCACCATCGATCGCATGCTGGCCGAACGCGGAATGAGCGTAGGCGACTTCGCGGACGCGATCGGCATCACCCCGGCAAACGTCGCAGTGCTCAAGAACGGACGCGCGAAGGCCGTGAGGTTCTCGACACTGGATGCGATCTGCCGAGTCCTCGACTGCCAACCCGGCGACCTGCTTCGCTACGAAGCCCAATAG
- a CDS encoding DUF2975 domain-containing protein — MNLDLPRPPLALVVTTEALLGALFLVGLGAIALLPSFSTNVATSLPEYADLRDPLLAVAMTLTILGLIALAMVMLLVHRIYRGTVLTRPSLIWVDVLVATFGCAVLLIIIGFVVISNGQAGSPFLALIQAMGCLTLVAVACITLVLRSLLRNAIVMRAELDEVV, encoded by the coding sequence ATGAATCTCGATCTTCCGCGTCCACCACTCGCTTTGGTCGTCACCACCGAGGCACTCCTGGGTGCACTGTTCCTCGTCGGCCTCGGCGCGATCGCGCTTCTTCCCAGCTTCTCCACGAACGTCGCCACGAGCCTTCCCGAGTATGCCGACCTCCGGGATCCGCTCCTCGCGGTTGCGATGACCTTGACGATTCTGGGTCTCATCGCCCTCGCGATGGTGATGCTACTCGTGCACCGCATCTACCGCGGAACCGTACTCACGCGCCCGTCTCTCATTTGGGTCGATGTACTTGTGGCCACCTTCGGGTGTGCCGTCCTGTTGATCATCATTGGATTTGTCGTGATCAGCAACGGCCAGGCGGGCAGCCCGTTCCTCGCACTCATTCAGGCGATGGGCTGCCTCACCCTCGTCGCAGTCGCCTGTATCACCCTCGTTCTGCGGTCGCTCCTGCGAAACGCCATCGTGATGCGCGCCGAGCTGGACGAGGTCGTGTGA
- a CDS encoding META domain-containing protein: METGAVASSLPDTSRSVLWRLITAATLLLLATIALIWLVAVPIGTGVCPTVDPPPTNCQSSYRAGSGLVATLVAVGIWVATIAVALVWRRAARSFVVAGVVILALAPVVTYLAVAWSPGFTLAAAAPAPPTDDPVGQWGEISERSAYLTILEDGTVAGSDGCNGFGGTWYLTGGVVEFSDMITTLMMCPPRHTDLRGPAVTGIAKGDLLYVLDADGHVSGILPRAVDD; encoded by the coding sequence ATGGAAACCGGGGCTGTGGCATCGAGTCTCCCCGACACGTCCAGGTCGGTGCTGTGGCGGCTGATTACCGCCGCGACCCTCCTCCTGCTCGCAACCATCGCGCTCATCTGGCTCGTCGCCGTCCCGATCGGAACCGGGGTCTGCCCCACGGTCGATCCGCCGCCGACGAACTGCCAATCGTCCTACCGGGCCGGAAGCGGCCTGGTCGCGACGCTCGTCGCTGTCGGAATATGGGTCGCCACGATCGCCGTCGCGTTGGTGTGGCGCCGCGCAGCACGCTCGTTCGTCGTGGCGGGAGTGGTGATCCTCGCGCTCGCTCCCGTCGTCACCTACCTCGCGGTGGCGTGGAGTCCCGGGTTCACCCTCGCCGCTGCCGCACCCGCGCCACCGACCGATGACCCGGTGGGTCAATGGGGGGAGATCAGTGAGAGATCGGCCTACCTGACGATCCTCGAGGATGGGACCGTCGCAGGCAGCGACGGATGCAATGGCTTCGGCGGAACCTGGTACCTCACCGGCGGGGTCGTCGAGTTCTCCGACATGATCACGACCCTGATGATGTGTCCTCCCCGACACACGGACCTGCGCGGGCCCGCCGTCACCGGGATCGCGAAGGGCGACCTGCTGTACGTGCTCGACGCAGATGGGCACGTGAGCGGCATACTCCCGCGCGCGGTAGACGACTAG
- a CDS encoding Rid family hydrolase: MLNDGHRNLARHLWQDDLNQPILSSFAAASGERRDGAPAVQPRGTPGGERRRQANGGSQPHTDRTETDTPMKRTLVSNGNPMEMVVGFSRAVRVGPYVCVGGTAPVGQDGRTVGVGDAAAQARRCLEIIQTALEDAGARLEDVVRTRVLLTRIEDWKAVIDARAAFFAHIRPVDTIMQVQRFVNPEWLVEFEVDAVISDGTPPDEVGPR, translated from the coding sequence GTGCTGAATGATGGCCACCGCAACCTGGCCCGCCACCTCTGGCAGGATGACCTCAACCAGCCGATCCTGTCGTCCTTCGCCGCCGCCTCGGGCGAGCGTCGGGATGGAGCCCCTGCTGTCCAGCCCCGGGGGACGCCGGGTGGCGAGCGACGCCGGCAGGCCAACGGCGGATCTCAGCCGCACACCGATAGAACTGAAACGGATACGCCGATGAAGAGGACCCTGGTTTCGAACGGCAACCCGATGGAAATGGTGGTCGGCTTCAGCCGGGCCGTGCGTGTCGGGCCATACGTCTGCGTGGGTGGCACCGCGCCAGTAGGGCAGGACGGGCGGACCGTGGGTGTGGGCGACGCAGCGGCACAGGCCCGGCGCTGCCTCGAGATCATCCAGACCGCGCTCGAAGACGCAGGCGCGCGGCTCGAAGACGTCGTCCGGACCCGGGTGCTGCTGACCCGCATCGAAGACTGGAAGGCGGTCATCGACGCACGCGCAGCGTTTTTTGCGCACATCCGGCCCGTCGACACCATCATGCAGGTGCAGCGGTTCGTGAACCCGGAATGGCTTGTCGAGTTCGAAGTGGACGCCGTCATCTCCGACGGCACGCCGCCCGACGAAGTGGGGCCGCGCTAG
- a CDS encoding SDR family NAD(P)-dependent oxidoreductase, which translates to MTWDPTRLPDQSGHTFVVTGATAGIGYFAAEQLAATGAHVVLAGRSASKLETARASIREQVPDASTSAVIVDLASLSSVSRAAGALADLPRIDGLLLNGGAMALRRGATTADGLPELLGTHVVANFALLAEVLPTLVASGRTGGPSRVVHTSTGFVNRFPVSIEDVSAPERNGVREYTKAKAITEVLAFELDRRLRAGKAPVASLVARPGVGVDARTPARPGIRDENTPYRRNPFTPFAQGKDTAAWSAVRALTDPTAAGGDYYGPTGSMRGLPIQVTPTAATRSPRPDLAADIWSQVEALARITMPVPTGATR; encoded by the coding sequence ATGACCTGGGACCCCACCCGCCTCCCCGACCAGTCCGGTCACACGTTCGTGGTCACTGGCGCGACCGCCGGGATCGGCTACTTCGCCGCCGAGCAGCTCGCCGCCACAGGCGCGCATGTCGTGCTCGCGGGCCGCTCTGCGTCGAAGCTCGAGACCGCGCGTGCCTCGATTCGAGAGCAGGTCCCCGACGCATCGACTTCTGCCGTCATTGTGGATCTCGCCTCGCTCTCATCGGTGTCGCGCGCCGCGGGCGCGCTGGCGGATCTCCCGCGCATCGACGGGCTCCTCCTCAACGGGGGTGCAATGGCCCTCCGGCGAGGAGCGACGACCGCCGACGGCCTCCCCGAACTGCTCGGCACTCACGTCGTCGCGAACTTCGCATTGCTCGCCGAGGTGTTGCCCACGCTTGTCGCCTCCGGGCGAACGGGCGGCCCGTCGCGAGTCGTCCACACGTCCACCGGCTTCGTGAACAGATTCCCGGTGTCGATCGAGGATGTTTCAGCGCCTGAGCGCAACGGGGTCCGCGAATACACGAAGGCAAAGGCGATCACCGAAGTACTCGCCTTCGAGCTGGATCGTCGGCTGCGAGCGGGCAAAGCACCCGTTGCGTCGCTCGTGGCCCGACCGGGGGTCGGAGTCGACGCGCGAACACCCGCCCGACCCGGCATCCGGGATGAGAACACGCCCTACCGCCGCAACCCCTTCACGCCTTTCGCGCAGGGCAAGGACACAGCCGCATGGTCCGCCGTGCGTGCGCTGACCGACCCCACCGCCGCGGGCGGCGACTACTACGGCCCGACCGGGTCTATGCGAGGCCTCCCCATTCAGGTGACCCCAACCGCCGCCACGAGATCGCCCAGACCAGACCTCGCCGCCGACATCTGGAGCCAAGTCGAGGCCCTCGCGCGGATCACAATGCCAGTCCCCACAGGTGCCACTCGCTGA
- a CDS encoding TetR/AcrR family transcriptional regulator → MLDAARGLDVQAIRLNDIARAAGVGVGTVYRHFPTVQALVEALATDTLVRLHELARMAEAETDPGKALEDLIRATVALQLEDGGLQRVLLAADVAPETRALRRDVHARLAGVLDRAVAAGVVRPDLTPTRVQHLLCGVEHAVRVGSPDDRDFYTDIALTGLRPQATVV, encoded by the coding sequence GTGCTCGACGCCGCCCGCGGCCTCGACGTGCAGGCGATCCGCCTCAACGACATCGCGCGCGCGGCCGGCGTCGGAGTCGGCACGGTCTACCGCCACTTCCCGACCGTTCAGGCGCTGGTCGAGGCTCTCGCGACCGACACACTCGTGCGGCTGCACGAACTCGCGCGGATGGCCGAAGCGGAGACCGACCCCGGCAAGGCTCTGGAGGACCTGATCCGCGCCACCGTCGCCCTTCAACTCGAAGACGGCGGGCTCCAACGCGTACTGCTCGCCGCGGACGTCGCGCCCGAAACCCGCGCGCTCCGGCGCGACGTACATGCCCGGCTCGCGGGCGTCCTTGATCGCGCTGTCGCAGCCGGCGTCGTGCGTCCTGACCTGACGCCGACCCGCGTGCAGCACCTCCTGTGCGGAGTCGAACACGCAGTCCGCGTCGGATCACCAGACGACCGCGACTTCTATACCGACATAGCGCTCACCGGCCTCCGCCCGCAGGCCACAGTGGTCTGA
- a CDS encoding DUF1254 domain-containing protein — protein MSHKAGELERIAVEGYHYFYPLILMDATQRVATGGGSGGTVNSFVHKRAFPPGDFRDVVRPNFDTLYSTAWLDLRDGPQVLTVGEPVRRFFMLPLLDMWTDVFAVIGTRTTGDDAGEYAIVPPGWSGALPHGMARIDAPTSRVWVLGRTQTNGVADYPAVHAVQDCFDVRPLAGRQHPAEPEASHDAVAPVDHVAALSGVEFFARAAELLTVDPPHLTDQPILSRLRRLGIEPGRPFDAGGSSPEVLAAMSAAPKEAVARMAVAIGSATPTVNGWSTRRAGIGVYGTDYLIRAAVAMIGLGANLPEDALYPLLATDEDGHEPVGEKDYVLHFDADELPPVDAFWSLTMYDGEGFTVPNRLDRYALGDRDPLVYADDGALDLLISRTSPGGPAEANWLPSPPGPLGLTLRLYGPRPEALDGRWNPPTLRRA, from the coding sequence ATGAGTCACAAGGCGGGCGAACTGGAGCGGATCGCGGTCGAGGGTTACCACTACTTCTACCCGCTGATCCTGATGGATGCCACGCAGAGGGTCGCGACGGGCGGCGGGAGTGGCGGCACTGTGAACAGCTTCGTGCACAAACGCGCGTTTCCGCCGGGTGACTTCCGGGATGTCGTGCGGCCGAACTTCGACACTCTGTATTCCACGGCGTGGCTCGATCTGCGCGATGGCCCGCAGGTGCTCACTGTCGGCGAGCCGGTGCGCAGGTTCTTCATGCTCCCGCTGCTGGACATGTGGACGGATGTGTTCGCCGTGATCGGCACCCGCACGACCGGTGACGACGCGGGCGAGTATGCGATCGTCCCACCGGGATGGTCGGGCGCGCTGCCGCACGGGATGGCTCGGATCGACGCCCCCACCTCGCGTGTGTGGGTTCTTGGCCGCACGCAGACGAACGGGGTCGCCGACTACCCCGCGGTGCACGCCGTCCAGGACTGCTTCGATGTGCGACCACTCGCCGGCCGGCAGCACCCCGCGGAGCCGGAGGCTTCGCACGACGCGGTCGCGCCTGTGGATCACGTAGCGGCGCTGTCCGGTGTGGAGTTCTTCGCCCGCGCTGCGGAGCTGCTGACAGTGGATCCTCCTCACCTCACCGACCAGCCGATCCTGAGCAGGCTGCGCAGGCTCGGCATCGAACCAGGCCGCCCGTTCGACGCTGGCGGCTCCTCACCCGAGGTGCTCGCAGCGATGAGCGCGGCGCCGAAAGAGGCCGTGGCGCGCATGGCGGTGGCCATCGGGAGCGCGACCCCCACCGTCAACGGCTGGTCGACGCGCCGCGCCGGCATCGGGGTCTACGGAACGGACTACCTGATCCGAGCGGCGGTCGCGATGATCGGGCTCGGCGCGAACCTTCCCGAGGATGCCCTGTACCCGCTTCTCGCCACCGACGAGGACGGTCACGAACCCGTGGGCGAGAAGGACTACGTGCTGCACTTCGACGCCGACGAACTGCCGCCGGTGGATGCGTTCTGGTCACTGACCATGTACGACGGCGAGGGGTTCACCGTCCCGAACCGGCTGGATCGATACGCGCTCGGCGACCGCGACCCGCTCGTCTACGCCGACGACGGAGCCCTCGACCTGCTGATCAGCCGCACCAGCCCCGGCGGACCCGCCGAAGCCAACTGGCTCCCCTCACCCCCCGGACCCCTGGGGCTCACCCTGCGACTCTACGGTCCGCGCCCCGAAGCGCTCGACGGTCGCTGGAATCCACCCACTCTGCGGCGAGCGTGA
- a CDS encoding aminotransferase class V-fold PLP-dependent enzyme: MYLNTAAVGLASLRLSAALRRYVDEWTSSGLDFVRGEAAAEASRSIVAGLIGADRSDVALIPSVSAAAGLVAAQLASEKPAGGNVVIGEREYSSNHFPWRMLAERGCEVRQVPFRNGGLEPDDIAAFVDGGTRLVAVSGVQTATGHRTDIPAVGQIARAVGALLFVDGSQLVGAASVADDLHWIDVLAASDHKFLLNAGRGVGYCYLSPQAQTRLTPVNAGWKAGAEPFASFFGPHMQLSTTASRFDNSISWLAAIGDEAALSVFDTFGAENIYRRNAQLADHLRSSLTDAGWAPADLPKPNRSTIVSAPLGDRDAGKLLAHLREQRIIAAARDRHLRLSVHFYNHEDDIARVTAALSTL, encoded by the coding sequence GTGTATCTGAACACCGCGGCGGTCGGTCTCGCGAGTCTGCGGCTCTCCGCGGCGCTGCGGCGATACGTCGATGAGTGGACCTCGTCGGGCCTCGACTTCGTGAGGGGTGAGGCGGCGGCCGAGGCGTCGCGGTCGATCGTCGCGGGCCTGATCGGCGCCGACCGATCCGACGTCGCGCTGATCCCCTCGGTGTCCGCCGCTGCCGGCCTGGTCGCCGCGCAACTCGCGTCCGAGAAGCCGGCCGGCGGCAACGTCGTGATCGGCGAGCGGGAGTACAGCTCGAACCACTTCCCGTGGCGGATGCTCGCCGAGCGCGGTTGCGAGGTCCGGCAGGTGCCGTTCCGCAACGGCGGGCTCGAACCCGACGACATCGCCGCCTTCGTCGACGGCGGCACTCGACTGGTCGCCGTCAGCGGCGTGCAGACGGCGACGGGTCATCGCACCGACATCCCCGCGGTCGGTCAGATCGCTCGTGCCGTCGGCGCGCTGCTGTTCGTCGACGGGTCGCAGCTGGTCGGTGCGGCATCCGTGGCCGATGACCTGCACTGGATCGACGTCCTCGCGGCATCCGACCACAAATTCCTCCTCAACGCGGGCCGCGGTGTCGGCTACTGCTATCTGTCGCCGCAGGCGCAGACCCGGCTCACCCCCGTCAACGCCGGCTGGAAGGCAGGAGCCGAGCCCTTCGCGAGCTTCTTCGGACCCCACATGCAGCTCTCGACGACGGCATCCCGGTTCGACAACTCGATCAGCTGGCTCGCCGCAATCGGCGACGAAGCCGCCCTATCGGTCTTCGACACCTTCGGCGCCGAGAACATCTACCGCCGCAACGCGCAACTCGCCGACCACCTCCGGTCCTCACTCACCGATGCCGGATGGGCCCCCGCCGATCTGCCCAAACCCAACCGGAGCACGATCGTCTCCGCGCCCCTCGGCGACCGCGACGCGGGAAAGCTCCTCGCTCACCTCCGGGAGCAGAGGATCATCGCCGCGGCCCGCGACCGCCATCTTCGGCTGTCGGTCCACTTCTACAACCACGAAGACGACATCGCGAGGGTCACCGCGGCTTTGAGCACGCTTTGA
- a CDS encoding recombinase family protein, with translation MPATESGAAANYAQACSTNAPNRTPESPPTTRRYRATPARRSKPGARGRSRWDARGMNGIQIGYARVSTADQDLTSQRDALLRLGVLDSDIYVDHGLTGTNRARPGLREALAAVREGDTLVVTKLDRLARSVRDARDIADELTTKGVALSLGGSRYDPTDPVGRLLFNVLAMVAEFERDLISMRTKEGMAVARAKGHLKGKQPKLSMTQRKLLFDVQDRGEYTQTEIAELFNVSRATVYRELQRRRVAFLATCEAHIF, from the coding sequence GTGCCCGCGACCGAATCGGGCGCGGCCGCCAACTACGCTCAGGCATGCTCGACCAATGCCCCCAATCGGACGCCGGAGAGCCCGCCCACGACCCGCCGCTATCGCGCAACGCCCGCAAGACGATCCAAGCCGGGTGCGCGTGGGCGCTCCCGGTGGGACGCTCGCGGCATGAATGGAATACAGATTGGCTATGCCAGAGTCTCCACCGCCGATCAGGATCTCACCTCGCAGCGGGACGCCCTGCTGCGACTCGGAGTCCTCGATTCGGACATCTACGTCGACCACGGACTGACCGGCACCAACCGGGCCAGGCCCGGACTGCGCGAAGCGCTCGCCGCCGTCCGGGAAGGCGACACCCTCGTGGTCACGAAGCTCGACCGGCTCGCCCGGTCGGTGCGTGACGCGAGGGACATCGCCGACGAGCTGACCACGAAGGGCGTCGCGCTCAGTCTCGGCGGGAGCAGATACGACCCCACCGACCCGGTGGGTCGGCTGCTGTTCAACGTGCTCGCCATGGTCGCCGAGTTCGAACGCGACTTGATCAGCATGCGCACGAAAGAAGGGATGGCGGTGGCCCGCGCGAAGGGTCACTTGAAGGGCAAGCAGCCGAAGCTGTCGATGACGCAGCGCAAGCTCCTGTTCGACGTGCAGGACCGGGGTGAGTACACCCAGACGGAGATCGCCGAGCTGTTCAACGTCTCACGCGCCACCGTCTACCGCGAACTCCAGCGCCGCCGGGTGGCGTTCCTCGCCACCTGCGAGGCACACATCTTCTGA
- a CDS encoding ribbon-helix-helix domain-containing protein, protein MVTMNVSLPDSLKQFVDEQVSERGFGTTSEYVRELIRYDRDRSLLRERILASADAEFSEPMDGAYFERLRGKIRAAGDGTAAR, encoded by the coding sequence ATGGTCACGATGAATGTCTCGCTTCCCGATTCGCTGAAGCAGTTCGTCGATGAGCAGGTGTCCGAACGAGGCTTCGGCACCACCAGCGAGTATGTCCGCGAACTGATTCGATATGACCGGGATCGGTCTCTTCTCCGTGAGCGCATCCTGGCCTCAGCGGATGCGGAGTTCTCCGAGCCGATGGACGGGGCATACTTCGAACGGCTGCGCGGCAAGATCCGCGCCGCCGGCGACGGCACTGCCGCCCGGTGA
- a CDS encoding type II toxin-antitoxin system RelE/ParE family toxin — MRTRTSAEAELQSAIAYYLDDGALDAALGLLDEFEAALEAVGNHPAIGSPRLEVELGIPGVRVFALRTYPYVIIYFDTAEFVDVRHVLHSSRDIPARMTE; from the coding sequence GTGCGCACACGCACCAGCGCGGAGGCCGAACTGCAATCCGCGATCGCCTACTACCTGGACGACGGTGCGCTGGATGCCGCGCTCGGCCTGCTGGACGAGTTCGAAGCCGCACTGGAAGCAGTCGGCAACCACCCGGCCATCGGATCCCCGCGCCTCGAGGTCGAACTCGGCATCCCCGGCGTCCGAGTCTTCGCCCTGCGAACCTACCCCTACGTCATCATCTACTTCGATACCGCCGAGTTCGTCGACGTCCGGCACGTGCTCCACTCCAGCCGCGACATCCCTGCCCGAATGACCGAGTGA